One Oligoflexus sp. genomic region harbors:
- a CDS encoding lysophospholipid acyltransferase family protein, with the protein MSFRSRLITVLLKAVLRTVASVPAGWIPWTSRAVGFLGARFLKRDQKLIASNVQRVYALPPHSSFSQSFQKQVFRSQWCVLMETLRANLSKKDPVVVEGLDGLAASTQELMAAGKGLIIVTAHLGNWEFVARYTARASGRRFNALAKPSKLPELTIILDDLRQRMNTAVLWTDSRNLLKDMLKILKAGECLGFVMDQKPEGRVGPVVQFFDQPTEFVSGPAKLSIRMGSPILAVFCMRTGVLQYRIIQKLIVPADHGLSDEIELTQKMANSIESVIRLYPEQWLWNYKRWRPSVNPPVNVSSAPSSV; encoded by the coding sequence GTGAGTTTTCGTTCCCGTCTGATCACAGTTCTTTTGAAAGCTGTGCTCCGCACGGTCGCGTCCGTGCCCGCGGGCTGGATTCCATGGACCTCGCGCGCCGTGGGGTTTTTGGGCGCGCGCTTTTTGAAACGTGATCAAAAGCTGATCGCCAGCAACGTGCAGCGCGTCTATGCGCTGCCGCCTCACAGCTCCTTCTCCCAATCCTTTCAAAAACAGGTCTTCCGCTCGCAGTGGTGCGTGCTCATGGAAACGCTGCGCGCCAATCTCTCGAAAAAAGATCCTGTCGTCGTGGAAGGGCTGGATGGCCTTGCCGCAAGCACGCAGGAACTGATGGCCGCCGGCAAAGGGCTGATCATAGTCACGGCGCATCTTGGCAATTGGGAATTCGTCGCCCGTTATACCGCGCGGGCGAGCGGACGCCGCTTCAATGCCCTCGCCAAACCCTCGAAGCTCCCTGAACTGACAATAATCCTCGATGATCTGCGGCAGCGCATGAATACCGCGGTGCTTTGGACCGATAGCAGAAATCTGCTGAAGGACATGCTGAAGATCCTCAAAGCTGGCGAATGCCTTGGTTTTGTGATGGATCAGAAGCCTGAAGGTCGGGTGGGTCCTGTGGTTCAATTCTTCGACCAGCCTACCGAGTTCGTCAGCGGTCCGGCGAAACTCTCGATTCGCATGGGTTCGCCGATCCTGGCGGTTTTTTGTATGCGGACCGGGGTTTTGCAATATAGAATAATCCAGAAGCTGATCGTTCCTGCTGATCATGGCCTAAGCGATGAAATTGAGCTGACGCAGAAAATGGCGAACTCCATCGAATCCGTGATCCGCCTCTACCCTGAGCAGTGGCTATGGAATTACAAACGCTGGCGTCCTTCGGTCAATCCTCCCGTGAACGTCTCCTCCGCGCCCAGCAGCGTTTAG
- the lipA gene encoding lipoyl synthase, producing MTDNADAVQKPAPLHINKPEWLKTKIPTGDVFFDIKRDLRSKNLYTVCEEAKCPNINECWATNTATFMILGDTCTRGCRFCNVKTGNPNGWLDPHEGEKTAQSVAMMRLKYAVLTMVDRDDLPDGGAAHIKSVFEAIREKSPETLLEFLGGDFQGKDSSLEVVLSAKMEVFAHNIETVERLTPRVRDARASYRQSLQVLARVKELAPYPVFTKSALMLGLGETMEEVVQALKDLREHQVDFLTIGQYMRPSKKHLAIKEFVEPKQFDELARIADELGFLTCASGPLVRSSYRANEFYAKALQKRAERA from the coding sequence GTGACTGACAACGCCGATGCTGTGCAAAAACCAGCTCCTCTGCATATCAATAAGCCGGAATGGCTGAAAACCAAAATCCCAACCGGGGATGTCTTCTTCGATATCAAGCGCGATCTGCGCTCCAAGAACCTTTATACGGTCTGCGAAGAAGCCAAATGCCCGAATATTAACGAATGCTGGGCCACCAACACAGCGACATTCATGATCCTGGGTGATACCTGCACCCGTGGCTGCCGCTTTTGCAATGTGAAAACCGGCAATCCGAACGGCTGGCTCGACCCGCATGAAGGCGAAAAAACCGCGCAGAGCGTGGCCATGATGCGCCTTAAATATGCTGTTTTGACAATGGTTGACCGCGATGATCTGCCGGACGGTGGTGCGGCGCATATCAAATCGGTCTTCGAGGCCATTCGGGAAAAGTCTCCCGAAACCCTGCTTGAATTTTTGGGCGGTGATTTCCAGGGCAAGGACAGTTCACTCGAAGTCGTCCTGAGCGCGAAAATGGAAGTCTTCGCGCACAATATCGAAACGGTCGAGCGCCTGACCCCGCGCGTGCGGGATGCTCGGGCTTCGTACCGTCAGTCGCTTCAGGTTCTGGCGCGCGTGAAAGAACTCGCTCCCTATCCTGTCTTCACCAAAAGCGCTCTTATGCTGGGCCTTGGCGAAACCATGGAAGAAGTCGTGCAGGCGCTCAAGGATCTGCGTGAGCATCAGGTCGACTTCCTCACCATCGGTCAGTACATGCGTCCGTCCAAGAAGCATCTGGCCATCAAGGAATTCGTGGAACCGAAGCAGTTTGATGAGCTGGCACGCATCGCCGATGAGCTGGGTTTTTTAACCTGCGCCTCGGGGCCTTTGGTACGCTCGTCGTATCGCGCCAATGAGTTTTACGCCAAAGCCTTGCAAAAAAGGGCGGAGCGCGCGTGA
- a CDS encoding small ribosomal subunit Rsm22 family protein — translation MSKFSLPTNPDTLLTSRRSYSIWAKTVASLAKTPRSLDRPRNEVSDLDLTAAVIPAMRKEIIELWEAFTLNRSEVSRYLMDPKKEALTYLLGFHLSNLARTQGMLRRTEHRMGLISWLRQQPRSLHIEDLGCGTGALTFATLDLIFRDEKKIPCSIELVDKSKAFLDAATLGLQELNREATLVTRQQRLDEYLSRESRKADEANESIVWYQLGYVWNEIAHNPKTAQAMLRHLAQGLQQGRRLITLIEPATQDLSRAAQQFRDELCAMGYQVLYPCPHSSNCPMLERARDWCYSEWEWQQPPLMQKIDRILDIDRRRLGASAYVFASPDIVMALRTMKNTDGPSAVVVGRPLDEKAGRSNTRKFSYLLCTDAGLVKEPVDAGSERLRGVVWNRMEKPKVTPVNAPKKPDEPAKKAKAGSKTTGKPQKTEPAPKSKTIGKPQKTEPTQKSKTVRKPQKTRK, via the coding sequence ATGTCCAAATTTTCCCTGCCCACGAATCCGGATACGCTTCTGACCAGCAGACGCAGTTATTCCATCTGGGCAAAAACGGTAGCCAGCCTTGCCAAGACTCCAAGGAGCCTCGACCGTCCGCGGAATGAGGTTTCGGATCTCGATCTTACCGCCGCGGTGATTCCCGCCATGCGGAAGGAAATCATCGAGCTTTGGGAAGCTTTCACACTGAATCGTTCGGAAGTTTCGCGCTACCTCATGGACCCAAAAAAGGAAGCGCTGACCTATTTGCTGGGCTTTCACCTTTCAAACCTTGCGCGTACGCAGGGGATGCTGAGGCGCACAGAGCATCGCATGGGATTGATCAGCTGGCTGCGGCAGCAGCCCCGCTCTCTGCACATCGAGGATCTCGGTTGCGGCACGGGTGCTCTGACGTTCGCGACGCTCGACCTTATTTTCCGCGATGAAAAGAAGATACCCTGCTCGATCGAGCTGGTGGATAAATCGAAGGCCTTCCTGGACGCTGCGACCCTGGGTCTACAGGAACTCAATCGCGAGGCCACCCTGGTCACCCGCCAGCAGCGTTTGGATGAATATCTGAGCCGCGAAAGTCGCAAAGCGGACGAGGCGAACGAGAGCATAGTCTGGTATCAGCTCGGTTACGTTTGGAATGAAATCGCCCATAATCCGAAAACAGCACAGGCGATGCTTCGTCACCTGGCGCAGGGACTCCAGCAGGGTCGCCGTTTGATCACCTTGATCGAGCCGGCCACGCAGGATCTATCCCGCGCTGCCCAGCAGTTCCGTGATGAACTCTGCGCGATGGGCTATCAGGTTCTGTACCCCTGTCCGCACAGTTCCAATTGTCCGATGCTCGAACGAGCCCGCGACTGGTGCTACAGTGAGTGGGAATGGCAGCAGCCGCCGCTGATGCAGAAAATTGATCGCATCCTGGATATCGACCGTCGTCGCCTCGGTGCTTCCGCTTATGTCTTTGCAAGTCCCGATATCGTCATGGCCCTTCGGACCATGAAAAATACCGACGGCCCGAGCGCGGTCGTGGTCGGCCGTCCTTTGGACGAGAAGGCCGGGCGTTCCAATACGCGGAAATTCAGCTATCTTCTGTGTACCGATGCGGGACTGGTGAAAGAGCCGGTGGATGCCGGCTCTGAGCGTCTGCGCGGGGTGGTTTGGAATCGTATGGAAAAGCCCAAGGTGACTCCGGTGAATGCACCGAAGAAACCTGATGAGCCGGCGAAGAAGGCGAAGGCTGGATCAAAGACTACCGGCAAGCCTCAGAAAACCGAGCCGGCGCCCAAATCAAAGACTATCGGCAAGCCTCAGAAAACCGAGCCGACGCAAAAATCAAAGACTGTCCGCAAGCCTCAGAAAACCCGCAAATGA
- a CDS encoding RluA family pseudouridine synthase, protein MERHSIQVSYRLNGMRLDAAISDSIPGLSRRRAKAIVDMGGAYVNKKRVRIASKTVGKGDRIDVEYNEKLFEPGKKEALSLKPEDILYFENDIIIINKPAGLPSQATRDQAVLHVIPLLEKLLGEMGHKEMDLQLVHRLDKDTTGALVIATNKDTMTFLTDQFRQHTIQKTYHAIAWGVVEKAFEMKCMLSAIQPNSGKVKVVKSGGKSSQTYFEVIKAWPQHRVSLVTCRPITGRSHQIRVHLDEAGHPIVGDKVYGEGKRHKLPDELLQAASHQLLHAASIRFQPTKDAAPVEVTAPYPESFAGFLRLADSL, encoded by the coding sequence ATGGAAAGGCATTCCATTCAGGTCAGTTACCGTTTGAACGGCATGCGTCTTGATGCAGCCATTTCCGATTCGATCCCTGGTCTTTCCCGCCGCCGCGCCAAAGCCATTGTCGATATGGGTGGCGCCTATGTGAATAAAAAGCGGGTCCGCATTGCCTCCAAAACTGTGGGCAAAGGCGATCGTATTGATGTGGAATATAACGAAAAACTCTTCGAGCCGGGCAAAAAAGAAGCCCTGAGTCTGAAGCCCGAGGATATTCTTTACTTCGAAAACGACATCATCATCATCAACAAGCCCGCGGGCCTGCCCTCGCAGGCGACTCGTGATCAGGCTGTTCTGCATGTGATTCCGCTGCTCGAAAAATTACTGGGCGAGATGGGTCACAAGGAAATGGACCTGCAATTGGTCCACCGCCTCGACAAGGATACGACGGGCGCTCTTGTCATCGCGACCAACAAGGACACGATGACTTTCCTTACCGACCAGTTCCGCCAGCATACGATTCAAAAGACCTATCATGCCATCGCGTGGGGCGTGGTGGAGAAAGCTTTTGAAATGAAGTGCATGCTGAGTGCGATTCAGCCGAATAGTGGCAAGGTGAAGGTCGTTAAATCCGGCGGCAAGTCATCGCAGACTTATTTTGAAGTGATCAAGGCTTGGCCGCAGCACCGCGTGTCCCTCGTCACCTGTCGCCCGATCACAGGCCGTAGTCATCAGATTCGCGTGCATTTGGATGAAGCGGGTCATCCCATTGTCGGGGATAAGGTTTATGGAGAAGGCAAACGGCATAAGCTGCCGGATGAACTTCTGCAGGCCGCTTCGCATCAGCTGCTTCACGCGGCCAGCATTCGGTTTCAACCGACCAAGGATGCGGCCCCTGTGGAGGTGACCGCACCTTATCCGGAATCATTTGCGGGTTTTCTGAGGCTTGCGGACAGTCTTTGA
- the hrpB gene encoding ATP-dependent helicase HrpB, with the protein MSVFPIDPFLHDIAASLQKNPAVLLKAEPGAGKTTRVPQALLQKFQRILVVQPRRLAAKLAAEWVAEQSGGPCGQLVGYQIRLENKSSPATRLLFVTEGVLTRKLLQDPELRDFDVVILDEFHERHIHTDIALALLRSLQTRRTDLKLLIMSATLDTGALEQYLDGAQVFNVPGRTFPVALEYFPGASQSSLEEQVYSATARMLEDERCGGNILIFLSGLAEIQRCTERLKSGLGSRADWIPLTADLAGNYRLLLQNTSVPKVVLATNVAETSVTLPGIRGVIDTGKAKVSGYAPWSGLPTLETQKVSQASCIQRMGRAGRIAPGICYRLFSAIDFNGRQKFTEPEIKRIDLCQTLLEVQAIQPHEKKAWETLPWFEAPDDAILQHNLQLLQSLGAFDAAGHLTADGRFMADFPLHPRLGRIMLEGRKQGIPGAALLAALLIGEGMLLRGDENARDHLDCDVTYQMELFLQAILKKPGARRDLDFAKMQRLRQLYDNMRRICDAEPLQNLDPLDGPRIRRAIFAGFADRVAKYRPAASQAGHRKQRHFNFCLGRGAVLNESSVVRDREWLVAIDARETLSEEADTQRGRIFVASAVETSWLKDDPFHLLQNALDVRLDEKTGRARKVTSLNYGRLVLEETVEQADAAAIEELLLGTVRQRWPEAFPDLSEFHSYHKKVEILDRHNFSHKLPRFEGDMLELLLAYLCEGARSLADVTGRSLRQAIEEQLDYDDILLLQQQCPDHVSLKNGKKFRIHYEEPGEPWIEGRIQEFFGQPVTPRICSDRQPLLLKLLAPSRRPAQITQDLAGFWQGSYHEVKKELKRRYPKHAWPDDPVNEKPPEPRPRPS; encoded by the coding sequence ATGTCCGTGTTTCCCATTGATCCTTTTCTCCATGATATCGCGGCCTCTTTGCAGAAAAACCCCGCTGTTCTTTTGAAGGCCGAGCCCGGTGCGGGTAAAACCACGCGGGTGCCGCAGGCCCTTCTGCAGAAGTTTCAGAGGATCCTCGTGGTCCAGCCGCGGCGCCTTGCGGCAAAGCTGGCGGCGGAGTGGGTGGCCGAACAGTCGGGCGGTCCCTGCGGACAGCTGGTCGGCTATCAGATTCGTTTGGAGAATAAAAGCAGCCCGGCCACGCGCCTGCTCTTCGTCACGGAAGGGGTTCTGACGCGTAAACTCCTGCAGGATCCTGAGCTGCGGGATTTTGATGTCGTGATCCTCGATGAGTTTCACGAAAGGCATATTCATACCGATATAGCGCTCGCTCTTCTGCGAAGTCTTCAGACCCGCCGTACGGACCTTAAGCTTTTGATCATGTCGGCAACTCTCGACACAGGCGCGTTGGAACAGTATCTGGATGGAGCGCAGGTCTTCAATGTGCCGGGCCGCACCTTTCCTGTGGCCTTGGAATATTTTCCGGGCGCGAGTCAGTCGTCTTTGGAGGAGCAGGTTTATTCGGCCACAGCGCGAATGCTGGAGGATGAACGCTGCGGCGGGAATATTCTCATCTTTCTGAGCGGACTTGCCGAGATTCAGCGCTGTACGGAAAGGCTGAAAAGCGGACTCGGTTCCCGTGCCGATTGGATTCCTTTGACGGCCGATCTTGCGGGAAACTATCGTCTGCTTCTGCAGAACACTTCGGTTCCTAAAGTGGTGCTGGCTACGAACGTCGCGGAAACATCGGTGACCCTGCCCGGTATTCGCGGAGTCATTGACACCGGCAAAGCCAAGGTTTCAGGATATGCTCCATGGAGCGGACTGCCGACCCTCGAAACGCAGAAGGTGAGCCAGGCGTCCTGTATTCAAAGAATGGGACGGGCAGGCCGTATTGCTCCGGGTATTTGCTATCGACTGTTCAGTGCGATTGATTTCAACGGTCGGCAGAAATTCACAGAGCCCGAGATCAAACGCATTGATCTGTGTCAGACACTCTTGGAAGTGCAGGCGATCCAGCCTCATGAAAAGAAGGCCTGGGAAACGCTCCCCTGGTTTGAAGCGCCTGATGATGCGATTTTGCAGCATAACCTTCAGCTTCTGCAGTCCCTGGGGGCCTTCGATGCCGCTGGGCATTTAACGGCTGATGGCCGTTTCATGGCTGATTTCCCGCTGCATCCGCGTCTTGGCCGCATCATGCTGGAAGGCAGAAAGCAAGGGATACCTGGCGCTGCTTTGCTGGCAGCTCTTTTGATCGGTGAAGGGATGCTGCTGCGCGGTGATGAAAATGCGCGGGATCATCTGGACTGCGACGTCACCTATCAGATGGAACTTTTTTTACAGGCCATTCTGAAAAAACCTGGGGCGCGCCGTGATCTTGATTTTGCGAAGATGCAAAGGCTGCGGCAGCTCTATGACAATATGCGGCGCATCTGTGATGCAGAGCCGCTTCAGAATCTGGATCCTCTGGATGGCCCGCGCATTCGCAGAGCTATTTTTGCAGGATTTGCGGACCGGGTCGCGAAGTATCGACCCGCGGCGAGTCAGGCCGGGCATCGGAAGCAGCGGCATTTTAATTTCTGTCTGGGACGCGGAGCGGTGCTGAATGAGTCTTCGGTTGTTCGCGACCGCGAGTGGCTGGTGGCGATCGATGCGCGGGAGACTTTAAGCGAAGAGGCGGATACACAGCGCGGGCGGATTTTTGTGGCGTCGGCTGTCGAAACGTCGTGGCTTAAGGACGATCCTTTTCACCTCCTGCAGAATGCTCTTGATGTTCGTCTGGATGAAAAGACCGGCCGGGCGCGGAAGGTGACGAGCCTCAATTATGGTCGCCTCGTTCTGGAGGAGACGGTGGAGCAGGCTGATGCCGCCGCCATCGAGGAGCTGCTGCTCGGAACAGTGCGGCAGCGGTGGCCTGAGGCTTTTCCTGATCTTTCGGAATTTCATTCGTATCATAAAAAAGTCGAGATCCTCGACCGCCACAATTTTTCGCATAAACTGCCGCGTTTTGAAGGCGATATGCTGGAACTTCTGCTGGCGTACCTTTGTGAAGGCGCGCGATCCCTGGCCGATGTCACGGGCCGCAGCCTGCGGCAGGCGATCGAAGAGCAGCTGGATTATGATGACATTCTTCTTCTGCAGCAGCAGTGCCCGGATCACGTCAGCCTGAAGAACGGTAAAAAATTCCGCATTCATTATGAAGAGCCGGGCGAGCCCTGGATCGAAGGACGCATTCAGGAATTTTTCGGACAACCCGTGACGCCGCGTATTTGTTCCGACCGTCAGCCGCTGCTTTTGAAACTCCTGGCCCCCAGCCGCCGACCCGCGCAAATTACCCAGGACCTTGCAGGATTTTGGCAGGGCAGCTATCACGAGGTGAAAAAGGAGCTGAAAAGACGCTATCCCAAGCATGCCTGGCCGGATGATCCGGTCAATGAAAAGCCTCCGGAGCCACGCCCGCGTCCTTCGTGA